The window AACGGCAGTGAGGACTCGAAGCCGATCCACCTCGAGGACCATGACCGCTGGGCGCGCCACGTAAACCGTATGCAACCCGTACAGCAGGCCCGCAATTTGTATGATCCCGACGATGGCTAGATCGCGCCGCAGCTCGCGCCACGGCTTGCGCCGATCGAATACGGCGAAAGTGATCAACGGGCCCAGCACCACATCGACGGCCACGACGATAAAGAACAACTCGCGCCCGCCGGAGATCTCACGGAACGGCGTGGGGTACCAGAGCCCGAACACGAGTGCCGCGGCAAGGGCTGCGATCACCGCGCTCAAGCCAAGGTGGATGCCGGCGGCACGCAGCCGAGGACCGAGCGAGAAGCGCTGCGCCGGGGGCGGCGAGGCGGGAGAAGGGAAAGACTGGTCCATCGGGCAGGTCGGCGGCGGGTCTCGGGTGTGACCTTCGCGCAGCAAGGCAGTTCAGCAAGGCGTGCGTCTATGATGCCGCAGCCTTGTTTCCCATTGTTGCCGCAGCCATGAGCGTCACCCCCAAGTCATCTTCACCGGCCAGCGGACTGACCCACTTCGACGCCCAGGGCCAGGCCCACATGGTCGACGTGTCCGCCAAGGCGGCGACGCACCGCGTGGCGGTGGCCGAGGGCTGGATCCGCATGCTGCCGGCCACGCTCCAGGTCATCTCGCAGGGCAGCGCGAAGAAGGGGGACGTGATCGGCATCGCGCGCATCGCGGCCATCCAGGCGGCCAAGCGCACGGCCGAATTGATCCCCCTGTGCCACCCGCTGCCGCTGACGCGCGTGGCCGCCGAGTTCGAGATCGATGAGACCGCCACTCGCATTGCCTGCCGCGTGACGGCCGAGACACTGGGGCCCACCGGCGTGGAGATGGAGGCATTGACGGCCGTGCAGATCGGCCTGCTGACCATCTACGACATGTGCAAGGCGATCGACCGGGGCATGGTGATCGAGGGCGTGCGGCTGCTCGAGAAGCATGGCGGCAAGTCGGGTTCGTTCGTGGCCGACACCGCGGGCTGACGGCGCCCCCCGGCTCAAGGCTCCAGGTCGCGCCAGGTCAGCGCTACCGGATCGGTTCGGCACTGGAAGGGCGGCACCGGGTTGTCGGCCGTGCAATTCTTGAAGTAGGCCTGCGCGTCTTCGCGCCGAAATTCTCGCAATCGCTGGGCTGCGTACAGCGCCTCGGCATCGCGACCATTGGCCTTCAGCGCCTCGACGTACGCGATGAGCAGACGCACATCGACCAGGTGGTGCAGCGGACGGCGAAAGCTTGCAAGCGCCTGATCCTTCGGCTCGTTGGTCACGGCGGCGTAGTCGGCGTGATAGCCGAACAGCACGCTCTCGCGTCCGGCGGCGATGCGTTCCGCCAACGGGCCGGCGCCGGCCGGCGGCGCGAAGATCACCTCGACGCGGCGGTGATCCCAGGCGGCATACGCGGCGCCGACGATCATCAGTGCACCGGCCGCACGCAGAAGGAACGTCGACCACCGCGCCATGATGGCGACCGCCGGACTCGCCGGCTCATTCAGATCGGAGGCAGGCTCCTTCGTCGGCGCCGACCCGAGAAACACACCCAGCGCCCAGGCTGCCGGCAGCAGGAAGTAGGCATACCACAGCGGGTACTCGAGCAGGCTGTGCACCCCCAGCACCACCAGCATCACGAAAGCCGCGCGCGCCGGATGGCCCGGCTGTTCGCCCGCCACCCGCCACGCGCCGCGTGCGCGCCACAGGGCCCATCCGAACAGTCCCAGCACCAAGGCCGTGGCCGGCAGGCCGATCTCGACCGCGAGCTGCAGCGGCAGGTTGTGCGTGTGGTCGAAGAACGCGACCGGCCGGTCCGGGAAGGGCGTGAAGGTCCACGCGAAGTTGAAGTTGCCCCAGCCGACGCCGGTCCACGGGTTCTGTGCGATCAGCGTCAACGCATTGCGCCAGATCGCGAAGCGGGAGCTGCTGATGTCGCTGTGTGACTGCAGTCGTTCGGCGCCGTAGAAATGGGCCTGCTGCCACTCGGCGTACTCCGCCAGGCCGGCCCAGCAGAAGAGATAGACCACGGGCGTCAGCGCGAGCGTCCATCGGGCGGCGCGCGGCAGTGTGCGATCGACCGCGGCCCACAGCAGCAGCACGCCGACCGAAAGCGCGCCGGTCCGCGAGGCGCTAAGCGCCACCGCCAGCACCATGGCGAAGAGCGAGGCGACGGCCCAGGGCGCGCGCAGGCGACCCGCCTGCCAAAGCCACGCAGTCATGACCATCGCGCACAACAGGGCGGTGGCCAGATGGTTGGGTTGGCGCATGTTGCCGACGGCGCGACCGGCAGCACCGGGGTTGGCGACCAGCCAGCCATTGGCCAGCGACGGGGCAAAGTACTGCACCAGTGCCACGGCCACGCAGGCCATTCCAGCGATCCACCAGGCCCA is drawn from Methylibium petroleiphilum PM1 and contains these coding sequences:
- the tfpZ gene encoding TfpX/TfpZ family type IV pilin accessory protein, with translation MDQSFPSPASPPPAQRFSLGPRLRAAGIHLGLSAVIAALAAALVFGLWYPTPFREISGGRELFFIVVAVDVVLGPLITFAVFDRRKPWRELRRDLAIVGIIQIAGLLYGLHTVYVARPAVMVLEVDRLRVLTAVDLPAAELAKAPPEFRDLPWHGIHVLAARRATDAERLESIEMAMAGVDIGQRPEFWLPASETKAALLQSAKPLSELRKRHITRSAELQKYIAATGSSDEQLKFLPLFARRADWVALLDAGSGELVGYAPFDGF
- the moaC gene encoding cyclic pyranopterin monophosphate synthase MoaC; protein product: MSVTPKSSSPASGLTHFDAQGQAHMVDVSAKAATHRVAVAEGWIRMLPATLQVISQGSAKKGDVIGIARIAAIQAAKRTAELIPLCHPLPLTRVAAEFEIDETATRIACRVTAETLGPTGVEMEALTAVQIGLLTIYDMCKAIDRGMVIEGVRLLEKHGGKSGSFVADTAG
- a CDS encoding PglL family O-oligosaccharyltransferase, with amino-acid sequence MLLALVSVSLPLLLAPATVPDSVFYNQIVGTAGWGLCVLLIASSCGSAPPLNGEHQAARWAATLAFVVCIVYSLARFDDGQGGPSLVLLAASVALLVASGNAGPCSAPAMAWAWWIAGMACVAVALVQYFAPSLANGWLVANPGAAGRAVGNMRQPNHLATALLCAMVMTAWLWQAGRLRAPWAVASLFAMVLAVALSASRTGALSVGVLLLWAAVDRTLPRAARWTLALTPVVYLFCWAGLAEYAEWQQAHFYGAERLQSHSDISSSRFAIWRNALTLIAQNPWTGVGWGNFNFAWTFTPFPDRPVAFFDHTHNLPLQLAVEIGLPATALVLGLFGWALWRARGAWRVAGEQPGHPARAAFVMLVVLGVHSLLEYPLWYAYFLLPAAWALGVFLGSAPTKEPASDLNEPASPAVAIMARWSTFLLRAAGALMIVGAAYAAWDHRRVEVIFAPPAGAGPLAERIAAGRESVLFGYHADYAAVTNEPKDQALASFRRPLHHLVDVRLLIAYVEALKANGRDAEALYAAQRLREFRREDAQAYFKNCTADNPVPPFQCRTDPVALTWRDLEP